The stretch of DNA CACTGTCTCGTTATTGAAGGTGTTGGCCAGTTGCAGGTACAGATTGGAGATCTCCGCGGCATAGATGCCTCGTCGCAGCGGGTCGTTCTTGTAGGTCTCAAACTTCTTCCGCAGGGCGGCGACGGCCTCCAGCAGGGCTGCTTGCCGGACCTTTGTATCGTCCTGGCGGCCGACACTGAACTCCACCGCCCCCAACTGATCGACCAGCACTTGCGCTTCCTCGCGGGCGTTGCCCACGCGATCGGCCAGTTGTTCGATTTCATTGGTGGCGCTTTCGGCGGTTTCCATCAGCTGCTTGATCAGACTGTCGTTGTCTTGGAGGAAAGTGACCACCCCCTCGATGCTGCGGTTCATAGAGCCTCCGTTACTGTCCGTCGTCCTTCTTCAATCGATCGAGGAGTTCCACCAGGTCGGCGGTGAACAGCTGGGCACGATCCAGTCCGCCGATGCGCAAAATTCGCGCGCCGACGACTTCTTCCAGGGCATCGTTCACGGTTCGCGAGTGATCTAGGATCTCCATGATCTGGCCGGACCGGTTGGGGGCCTGATCAAGGACGGCCGTGACGAACTCAGGATCGACGGATGCGAAGGCGGTTTGCTTGGCAAATCGATGCACCTGGGCATGCAGCGTCGCCGTCCGTTTCCATGAGTCGTTGAGGGCATTGGCCGTATCGCGGAGGCCGCAAAAGTCTTCCTCAAATTGATTCCAGACCGCCTTCTCGAGTCCCTGGGCATCGGCCATGTAGATGAGGCTGGTGAGGTAGGCTGCCGCGTAGGCGGAGTCTCCCTTCTTTGTGGTCAGGTTCCGGAAGGAGGCCAGGGCGAACCGGTGTTTGGTTTCCTGTATCTGGAGTGATTTGAAGCTCTCGTGCAGCGAACTGCGCGCCTGTTCGAGGAACTTGATGCGGGCCTCGGTTTCCTTCTGGAAGAGGTCGATGTTGGTCTGCGCGGCGTCGATCTTGGTGCCTTCCAGTTGAATGAGGTCGCGCACCGAACGGCTGTGGATCGAGTGGCAACCGGTGGCCATGAGGAACAGTATGACGACGGACAGTAGCCTCACGCCTCGCGTGACCATGGAGGGCTCCTTCTTCCGGCCGGCTGTGCGGCGGATCATCGGCGCACCGTGCGGAGCGCGTCGGCAAGCGACTGGGTGTCGTTCCGGCTGAGGGTGACGTCGATGTCCAGGTACTGTTTGATGATGCCGTTGATCCGGCGTAGCGCTTCGACATTATTCCGGTACTGGTCGAACGCAGTGAGATCGAGAGCCTGCGGGGCCTTGGAATCGGAGGCCACGCGCTGCTCGATCCGCGAGATTAATTCGGGAATTTGCTGGATGAGATGACTCATGTCCCCGGAGCCGGCGAGAAAAACAGGCTGCCCGTTCGCGCCCTTGCGTTCGGGAAGAGATTTGAGGCGCATGGCATTGATCACAGCCAGGACATCGGGACCCAGCACCTCGGCATCGTCGTCGGCGAGGGTGGCGTCCGGGATGTCGGTCAGCCGGGGATTGGTCGTGGCCCATTGCAAGGCCAGATCCAGCTTGAGACGAGTCTGGACATAGCGGAACCACTGCACATGGCGGCTGTTGATATTGCCGACCAGCTCCCGATACTGCTGCATGAGCTGTTCATTTTCGGTATAGCCCTGATCCTTGGCCACCAGCGCCTGCTTGACCTCCGGCGGGGTGGTGCAGGCGGCGAGCGAGGCGAAGATCAGTATGTGAACGATGCGCAACATCCTCATCGGGATGCCTCCCCATTAGCGTCTTAAGTCGGATGCCCGGAGAGAGACGCAAACTACGTACCTGGCAAGCAGCAATTGCTCCGCTGTCGAACGAGTCGCAAAAACCCAATATTCGAAGAGAAAGTGTGCCTGTTCCACTGTGAGGCATCGCCGGTGCGGCGGATCGAGCGTACCTATTCAGATACGGGTGTATCGAACCCAATACAGTTTATGCGAAGTCTCTCTCGGTATTGCGTTAGCCCGCATTACTCATGACGGCGCGTCGCAGCAGCGGATCGGCGATTGCAGCCGAAGCGCTCATGAATAATGTGGGCTAGGACGGGGTGAGGGCTTTACGTAGGGCAGCGACGGTGGAGACATCGAGGCCGGCGGACCGGAGTTCATCGTCGGTGGCGGTGGCGACCCGTTGGAGGCTGCCGAATTGCTTCAAAAGCCGCTTGCGGCGAATGGTGCCGATGCCGGCGATCTGGTCCAGTTCGGATGACAGCAAGGCCTTGCCGCGCAAATTCCGGTGATAGGTCAGGGCGAAGCGATGGGCTTCGTCGCGAATGCGCTGGACCAGGTGGGTAGCCGGGGAGGTCGGCCGCAGGACGATGGGGTTTTTCCGGCCGGGGAGAAAAATCCGTTCTTCTTTCTCCCCGCGGGCCTTGGCGAGGCCCATGATCGGAATCTGGTCCTGTCCGACCTGTTTCAATCCTTCGAGCGCGGCGCTCAACTGGCCTAACCCGCCATCGATGAGAATCAGGTCCGGACGGGCGAGATCTTCGGTCGCGCCGTACCGCCGCATCACGGCTTCCTGCATGCTCGCAAAGTCGTTGGCTCCCTCCACTGTCTGAATCCTGAATTTGCGATAGTCGGATTTCTTGGCCTGCCCGTCCTCCCAGACGACCAGCGAGGCGACCGATTGATTGCCCAGGATGTTCGAAATGTCGAAGCCTTCAATCCGGCGAGGGGCCGTGTCGAGGCGAAGCAGGCGTTTGAGCTCAGCCGTCGCCTGTCGGTCCAGCGCCTCATTGCGGAGATGATCGGCAATGGCGGCTCCCGCGTTTTCTTCTGCGAGGAGAACCAGTTGATGCTTGGTACCCCGTTCCGGCGCCAGGAGGCGCACGCTGTCCCCACGTTTTTCGCTCAACCACTGCTCGATCAGCGGGGCTTCGTCGAGTGTCGTGGGGACCAACAGTTCCTTGGGCGGTTGTCCTTCTTTATTGTAGAACTGCTCGATGGCGGACCGGACAAGTTCCTCGTCGTTCGAATCGGCGGATTGGGGCCAGAAAAAATCTTTTCGCCCGATCAACAGGCCGCCGCGCACGAACAGGAGTTGGAGATCTGCGGCGGTGCCCTGACGGGCCAGTCCGATCACATCTTGGTCGGTCGTGCTGATCTGGGTGATGCGTTGTTTTTCCAACGTGCGTTCGACACTAAAGAGTCGGTCGCGCAACCGGGCCGCCTCCTCAAACGCTTCCCGCTCTGCGGCGAGTTCCATGTCCTGACGCAGGCTGTCCAGGAGTTCCCGGTCCCGTCCTTCGAGAAACTGGCGGACCTGTTTGACGATCTGATGGTATTCGTCCCGCGACTGGTTGCCGGTGCAGGGAGCCATGCAGCGTTTGATCTCGAACTCGATGCAGGCCCGGTCGGCCCGGCCGTCGATCTCGATTTCGCAGGTGGCCAACGGAAACGCTTTGCGGATCACCTTCAGTGTTTCGCGGAGCGCCCCGGCCGGGGTGTAAGGACCGTAGTAGAGCGCTCCGTCTTTTTGCACCCGCCGGACGATGGAGAGGCGTGGAAAGTGTTCTTTGATCGGCAGGCGCAGATAGGGGTACTGCTTGTCGTCACGCAGGACGATATTGAAGCGCGGCCGGTGGCGCTTGATCAGATTGCTTTCGAGGATCAGGGCTTCCAGCTCGGAGCGAGTGACGATGGTTTCGAGGTCGGCAATCTCGTTGACGAGCAGAGCAGTCTTTGGTGTCTGGTCGCTGCCTCTCTGGAAGTAGGAGCGGACCCGGTCCGCCAACACGGCGGCTTTTCCGACGTAGAGGATCTCCCGCTTCGCGTTCCGAAAGAGGTAGCAGCCCGGTTGCCCGGGCAGGTGATCGAGCTTGGATTGGAGCACGTCTGTCGTCATAGGTCATCCATCAGGCGTAAGGATAACAGGAAGGGTTCCTGTATTTCCTCACGAGTGACCATTGACGGTTGACGAGAAGTTATTTGAGTCCGCGCACAAACGACGGACTCAGAGCGCCTCGGGCGACCTCTGCGACCGGGCCTTTCATCGTGAGGCTGAAGTCCTGGGCGACTTCGATGTTGAGCGTGCCGCCGGGCATCTTCACTGTGACCGGTCCCTTCACCAGTCCAAGACGAACGGCGGCGCTGGCGGCGGCGCAGGAGGACGATCCGGAGGCCTGCGTTTCACCGGCGCCGCGTTCCCAGATCAGAATAAAGATTTCTTTCGGGCCGGTGGGCACCGCAAGTTGGACGTTGGTCCGCTTCGGGAAGAGGGAATGGTGTTCGAGCGCAGGCCCTAGTGTGAGGAGGTCCTCCCTGGTCCAGGTTTCGCCAGACTGTTTGAAAATCACGCAGTGGGGATTGCCGACGCTGACACCGGTGAATTGCAACGACCGCCCGGCGGCTTCGATGGGCTGCTGGATCAGTTCATCGACGGTGGCCGTGCAGGGGAGGGCGCCCGGTTGGAAGGTGGCCCGTCCCATCTCGACGGTCGCGGCTGCCGCGTCGCCGTGGCGGTCGAGATGGAGGGCAATGGAGACCAATCCCCCCTTGGTTTCGACGGTGAAGGTTCGCTTCTTGGTTTTTCCGGTGGCATGCAGGTAGCGGGCGAAAATGCGCAGGCCATTGCCAGACTTTTCAGCTTCGCTGCCGTCGGGATTGTAGATCCGCAGGCCGAAGTCGGCTTTTTTTGATGGAACCAGCGCCAAGATCCCGTCGCTGCCCAGTCCCCAGTGGCGATCGCAGATGCCGCGGATTTTACCGGGGGTGAGTTTAAATGTCAGTTCCGTGGGGTCCATCACCACATAGTCGTTGCCGAGTCCGTGTCCGCGAAAAAACCCGTTCTTCATCTGCGCGCTCCTTCTTGTCGTGTGCCGCTCGTAAAACGTGAAGCGAAGGAACAATACTTGGGTGGATTAGAATTCGTCAATGGGTTGGCATGCGCAGACAATTGGCCGGGAGGGAGCAATGAGCGGTGCACATCGCTCACTGTCGAACGACGAGCGACGCTTCACGAGCGACGAAGAACAGCGCTTACACGAGCGCTGTCCCCGGTGGGCGCTCGATGAGTTCCACTTCGTAGCCGTCCGGCGCATCGATGAAAATGAAGCGACTGCCGGAGGATGTGTTGGTCGGACCGTCGGTGATCTTCACCTGTTTTGATTCCAGCGACCGGATCGTCTCGTCGAGATTCTCGACCTGAAAGGCGAGATGCACCAGATCTTCCTGCACCGTCACCGGTCCACTGGCGGGAAAGCTGCACAGTTCGATGAGTTCTTCACTGTTGGGGACTTTGAGGAAGGCGAGGTGCGACCCGCGCGGCGAGACCTTGCGCTCCAGCACTTCCAGGCCCAATACGTGCTGATAGAAGCGGATCGTCTGATCCATGTCGCTGACGCGCATGCGGGTATGGAGGAGTTTTGTGACTTTCATACGAGGAGCTTATAGCAGATGGCGTCTAGCTGATGGCAAGAGAAGAAATGAGCCGTGCTGTTATGTTCTCTGCCCATAGGCTATCGGCCATTAGCTCTTTCTCGCCGGCCCGGCCGTTTTTCGCAGCAGAATTTCCGCGTAACCGGGGATCAGAAAATTCGGCATGGGACCGATTTCCTTATACCCCTGCTTTCGGTAGAAGGCCCGGGCGGCGTCGTTGAAGTCCGAGACGCACGCGAACATGTTCTTGGCCCGTGCGAAGGTGAGTGATTCGACGTGGGACAATAAGCGACGTCCCAGTCCCTGGCCGATGGCCGACGGCGCGATCCCGAGTAATTCCAGGTAATCGCCGAACAGGAATTTCCTGCGCACGATGGCGATGCCCACCACCTGTCCCTCGATCTCCAGCACAAACGTATCGCGTCCTGCGGGCAGTGGCGCAAAGATACGGTTCCAGTCGACGGCGGTGAAGCCGAGCTGTTTCCAGGGATCGGAGCTGGTCAAAATCCCGACCACCGAGTCGCGATCCTCCGCCCGCATGTCGCGAATTAGGGTGTGGGGGTTGCTGTCGATTGGTGGCATCGTAAGAGGTCCGATACGGTCATCGGGGTCAGGCCCTTGGCCGGCAACAGGGTGGCGGCCAGAGTTTCGGTGACTTCGCGGGTGTGTTTGCCCTTTCCGTTGGCATGCATGACGATCACACTGCCCGGCTTCATTCGTTTCTGCACGCGGGTCACGATTGCCTCTGCCGCCAGCGTCGGGTCGGGATCCCCGGACTCGATGTTCCACAGGATGAACTTCTGTCCCAGGGCTTGTACGGCTTCTACCGTGTCGTCGTTATATTCCCCATAGGGCGGCCGGAACAGGATGGCCGGATGTCCGTATCTGATCTTGAGCAGGCGAACCGGCCCCATAATTTCCTGTTTCTGTGCTTCGACGTCGTGCATCGGCAGATGGGCATGTACTTCGCCATGGGTCCCGATTTCGAAAAACGGCACGGCGAGCAGTTGCTTGACCTCGGCGTCGTGTTTGGCCATCCAACGACCGGACATGAAAAACGTCGCCGGCACCTTGTGCTCGATCAGGAAGTCGATCAGCTCCCGGTCGAATCCGGAGGCCGTGCGCACGGGGCATAGATCATAGGTGAGGGCCACGGCGGGGCACGAAGCCGGCCCGGACTTGATGACCTGCGCCTCCAGGGGAGCCGCCTGCAGGGCGAGTGCCATTGCGCAGATCGCCGAAACTTTGATCCAGGCCTGATTGCGACGCATGGGCGCAGTATACCCGAAGGCACGACACGGCGATAGTTGACGCTCTGTCCGAGTGGCTGCTACGGTGAACGCATGCAAGGTCCAGACTGGAAAATCGGTCGAATGTTCGGGATTCCCATCCACGTGCATGCCTCCTGGCTGTTGGTCTTTTTCTTTGTGACTTGGTCGTTAGCTACGGGCTATTTACCGGACGTGCTGCCCGGTCTCAGCGAACCGCGGTACTGGGCCATGGGCAGTGTGGCGGCCATTCTCCTGTTTGCGTCCGTCCTGCTGCATGAGCTCGGCCATTCCCTGGTGGCGCTTCGTTATCGTATCCCCATCAGTCAGATCACATTGTTTATCTTCGGCGGCGTGGCCCAGATGCGAAAGGAGCCACCGCATCCCCGGGCTGAGTTCTTGATCGCAATTGCCGGTCCAATTGTGAGTTTTCTGCTCGCGGGTGTGTGCATCGGGCTGGTCTCGTTGCTGGAAACATTTCCAACCGGAACCTCTATGCACGGGTTGGTGGCATTGGGGACGTTGCTCGGGATGGTGAACACTCAATTGGGCTTATTTAATCTGTTGCCGGGTTTTCCGTTGGACGGCGGTCGAGCCTTGCGGGCGGGGTTGTGGGCCTGGAGCAAGGATTATTACCGCGCGACGAGTCAGGCGGCATTCGTGGGCTTGCTGTTCGGGATCAGTTTCGGTCTCTTCGGAGCGTTCCTCCTCGTCGGAGCCCTGTCCGGCACCGTCTCCGGCGCTCTGGCGAGCAGTGGGGGCTGGATCGTGTTGTTGGGGGCCTTTTTGTTCGCCGCTGCGCGCGGGAGTCGGAAGCAGGCCGCCATTCGCGCGTCGCTGGCCTCGGTGCCGGTTCGCGAGCTGATGGTCAGCCATGTCGTCGCCGTATCCCCGGACAGCACAGTGGAAGAGGCCGTGAACCAGTATTTTCTCCCCTACGGCTACGGAGGATTTCCCGTGGTGCAGGACGGCCGACTGGTCGGTGTCGTGGGAGTGCGCGATGTGCAGCAGGTGAGCAATTCCCTCTGGGCGTTGCGCCGCGTAGCCGATATCATGCAACCATCCAGCGATGACATGGTGGTGTCGCCGGACCTCTCGGCGATACAGGCGTTGGAGCAGATGTTAGCGACGGGGGCTGAACGGCTCGTGGTCGTTCAAGACGGGCAACTGCTGGGCCTGGTAACGCGCGCCGCCATTGGACATTTCATTGAGCAGCGACATCCCTCCGGCATGGAATCCTCCTAGCCCGGACTATTCATCAATCCCTGCTTCGTCGTCCGATCCTCCCGCCCGGCGGGGTTTTTCTCGTTCGACCTTTGCGACGGCAGTCCTGAATGATCCGGGCTAGCGATGCGGCTGGATCGGAGACTGCGTCAAGCGGCTCGTCGGCATTGGCACTCGTGCGTCACGACGGCGCCGAGGAGCACCAGCGCAGAGGAATAGTAGACCCAGAGCATGAGGAGCACCACTTCGAGCAATGACCCGTAGAGTTGCGTGTAGACGGCGGCATCTTCGAGATAGGTCACGAACAGGGCTTTGGCGGAGACCCACAAGAGGCTGAACACCGCGCCTCCGATCGTCGCCTCTTGCCACGTGGGGCGCTGATGCGGAAGAAATCGATAGAGACACGTCACCGCGGCGAAGGCGAGCAGGAATGGGAGCGAATAGGCGATCAGGAAATCATGGGCGGCGATGGCGACTAGGTTGATCCCGAACAGGCTTGGCGCATAGGTCGTCAGCAGTTCGATGGCCTGGGTGGCGACGAACGAGATGAGGGTTAAAAATCCCAGCATCCAAATCAAGGCGACGGCCACGAGCGTTGAAATCAACGGATGCCGCTTGGCTGCCGTGCCGAACACCGTGTTCATGGCATAGTCTAGTTCATAGAAGACCAGTGCGCCGAACCAGCCGAAGGCGAGAAACACCGCCCATCGGACCTCTTCCTGTTCCGCCACGCGGCGAATATCCCTGGCGAGGCGTTCACCCATGCTGGGAAGAAAGCCTTTCAAGAATCCCAGCAAAAACTGATAGCCGATGACATCCTGGCTCACGATGAAGCTGATGCCGTACAGCAATAGAAAGACCATGGGAAAGAGAGATAGCAGGGAGAAGAAGGCCAGCGAGGCGGCCAAGCTGAGACAGCCTCGCCGTCGAAATGTATCGAACACGTTGGAGAGAAGCGACAAGTTAGTCATGCAACCCTGGGCGGTGTGGACTCGGTGAGCTACGCCAGATGGCCGAGTCCGGTGCGGAGCGCGTTGTGAGGAAGGCCGGTGCAACGTCGTCGCAGAAGTGCGGACGCCACCGCATGACGAACGATCCGGGATGCTACTTTAAGAGCGGCGCGGCCTGGCTG from Nitrospira sp. encodes:
- the uvrC gene encoding excinuclease ABC subunit UvrC encodes the protein MTTDVLQSKLDHLPGQPGCYLFRNAKREILYVGKAAVLADRVRSYFQRGSDQTPKTALLVNEIADLETIVTRSELEALILESNLIKRHRPRFNIVLRDDKQYPYLRLPIKEHFPRLSIVRRVQKDGALYYGPYTPAGALRETLKVIRKAFPLATCEIEIDGRADRACIEFEIKRCMAPCTGNQSRDEYHQIVKQVRQFLEGRDRELLDSLRQDMELAAEREAFEEAARLRDRLFSVERTLEKQRITQISTTDQDVIGLARQGTAADLQLLFVRGGLLIGRKDFFWPQSADSNDEELVRSAIEQFYNKEGQPPKELLVPTTLDEAPLIEQWLSEKRGDSVRLLAPERGTKHQLVLLAEENAGAAIADHLRNEALDRQATAELKRLLRLDTAPRRIEGFDISNILGNQSVASLVVWEDGQAKKSDYRKFRIQTVEGANDFASMQEAVMRRYGATEDLARPDLILIDGGLGQLSAALEGLKQVGQDQIPIMGLAKARGEKEERIFLPGRKNPIVLRPTSPATHLVQRIRDEAHRFALTYHRNLRGKALLSSELDQIAGIGTIRRKRLLKQFGSLQRVATATDDELRSAGLDVSTVAALRKALTPS
- the dapF gene encoding diaminopimelate epimerase, with the translated sequence MKNGFFRGHGLGNDYVVMDPTELTFKLTPGKIRGICDRHWGLGSDGILALVPSKKADFGLRIYNPDGSEAEKSGNGLRIFARYLHATGKTKKRTFTVETKGGLVSIALHLDRHGDAAAATVEMGRATFQPGALPCTATVDELIQQPIEAAGRSLQFTGVSVGNPHCVIFKQSGETWTREDLLTLGPALEHHSLFPKRTNVQLAVPTGPKEIFILIWERGAGETQASGSSSCAAASAAVRLGLVKGPVTVKMPGGTLNIEVAQDFSLTMKGPVAEVARGALSPSFVRGLK
- a CDS encoding VOC family protein, producing the protein MKVTKLLHTRMRVSDMDQTIRFYQHVLGLEVLERKVSPRGSHLAFLKVPNSEELIELCSFPASGPVTVQEDLVHLAFQVENLDETIRSLESKQVKITDGPTNTSSGSRFIFIDAPDGYEVELIERPPGTALV
- a CDS encoding GNAT family N-acetyltransferase is translated as MPPIDSNPHTLIRDMRAEDRDSVVGILTSSDPWKQLGFTAVDWNRIFAPLPAGRDTFVLEIEGQVVGIAIVRRKFLFGDYLELLGIAPSAIGQGLGRRLLSHVESLTFARAKNMFACVSDFNDAARAFYRKQGYKEIGPMPNFLIPGYAEILLRKTAGPARKS
- a CDS encoding polysaccharide deacetylase family protein; the encoded protein is MRRNQAWIKVSAICAMALALQAAPLEAQVIKSGPASCPAVALTYDLCPVRTASGFDRELIDFLIEHKVPATFFMSGRWMAKHDAEVKQLLAVPFFEIGTHGEVHAHLPMHDVEAQKQEIMGPVRLLKIRYGHPAILFRPPYGEYNDDTVEAVQALGQKFILWNIESGDPDPTLAAEAIVTRVQKRMKPGSVIVMHANGKGKHTREVTETLAATLLPAKGLTPMTVSDLLRCHQSTATPTP
- a CDS encoding site-2 protease family protein translates to MQGPDWKIGRMFGIPIHVHASWLLVFFFVTWSLATGYLPDVLPGLSEPRYWAMGSVAAILLFASVLLHELGHSLVALRYRIPISQITLFIFGGVAQMRKEPPHPRAEFLIAIAGPIVSFLLAGVCIGLVSLLETFPTGTSMHGLVALGTLLGMVNTQLGLFNLLPGFPLDGGRALRAGLWAWSKDYYRATSQAAFVGLLFGISFGLFGAFLLVGALSGTVSGALASSGGWIVLLGAFLFAAARGSRKQAAIRASLASVPVRELMVSHVVAVSPDSTVEEAVNQYFLPYGYGGFPVVQDGRLVGVVGVRDVQQVSNSLWALRRVADIMQPSSDDMVVSPDLSAIQALEQMLATGAERLVVVQDGQLLGLVTRAAIGHFIEQRHPSGMESS
- a CDS encoding YihY/virulence factor BrkB family protein — its product is MTNLSLLSNVFDTFRRRGCLSLAASLAFFSLLSLFPMVFLLLYGISFIVSQDVIGYQFLLGFLKGFLPSMGERLARDIRRVAEQEEVRWAVFLAFGWFGALVFYELDYAMNTVFGTAAKRHPLISTLVAVALIWMLGFLTLISFVATQAIELLTTYAPSLFGINLVAIAAHDFLIAYSLPFLLAFAAVTCLYRFLPHQRPTWQEATIGGAVFSLLWVSAKALFVTYLEDAAVYTQLYGSLLEVVLLMLWVYYSSALVLLGAVVTHECQCRRAA